A window of Candidatus Micrarchaeum acidiphilum ARMAN-2 contains these coding sequences:
- a CDS encoding GCN5-related N-acetyltransferase: MHKFKQRHARRGKHKPLMGGRVSQKNDVRPKNEIKVRRATAADVKILVPFAKKEILKASHYNAAARQTYSSQVSSAYMRGILKGAGFAVLAFKRSEPVGCLWTSFDSADRSIMTFEWILVNRRYKKQGIAKLMHNFAERLAVSQGVRKIWGDSRASNYQAIALGAKLDVRRIGKLKKHWFGQDYILWEKQLR; this comes from the coding sequence ATGCATAAATTTAAACAAAGGCATGCAAGACGCGGGAAACACAAACCGCTTATGGGTGGGAGGGTGTCACAGAAAAATGATGTTAGACCAAAGAATGAGATAAAGGTCAGGCGTGCAACAGCGGCCGACGTAAAAATCCTCGTGCCTTTCGCAAAGAAAGAGATACTTAAAGCTTCTCATTACAACGCGGCTGCCCGGCAAACCTATTCGTCGCAAGTATCTTCGGCCTACATGCGCGGCATTCTGAAAGGCGCAGGCTTTGCAGTCCTGGCATTCAAGCGCTCTGAACCCGTAGGGTGCCTTTGGACTTCCTTTGATTCGGCGGACAGGTCTATAATGACGTTTGAATGGATTCTTGTAAATAGACGCTACAAAAAGCAAGGAATAGCCAAACTAATGCACAATTTTGCAGAGCGGCTGGCGGTAAGTCAAGGCGTTAGGAAAATCTGGGGCGACTCCAGGGCCAGCAACTACCAAGCTATTGCGCTTGGGGCGAAATTGGATGTGCGGAGAATAGGAAAGCTCAAGAAACACTGGTTCGGGCAGGATTACATACTCTGGGAGAAGCAGCTAAGGTAA
- a CDS encoding metal dependent phosphohydrolase encodes MKTDKGLGGILQFMLRADRLKDVDRAGWIIAKVKNPEHDGDHSYGTAVLSYLIAKKMRLDAERCAVMGLFHDINEAITGDIATRYDKSLMAVLPEIKRKRERRNELKLASILTGGGKTALREILDEYHAQRTAEAKLVKQVDKLDYIIQMVLYSKRIKSDETVKEFFKTAGRVINLPEVRYIYEKVQRRVYMERGMRAPAHTKQSFL; translated from the coding sequence ATGAAAACCGACAAAGGCCTGGGCGGCATATTGCAATTCATGCTCAGGGCAGATAGGCTGAAGGACGTAGACAGGGCAGGGTGGATCATTGCAAAGGTGAAAAACCCCGAACACGACGGAGACCATTCGTACGGCACCGCAGTGCTATCCTACCTGATTGCCAAAAAGATGAGGCTGGATGCGGAGAGGTGCGCAGTAATGGGGCTTTTCCATGACATCAATGAAGCGATAACTGGCGATATAGCGACCAGATATGATAAATCGCTCATGGCTGTGCTCCCGGAAATTAAAAGAAAAAGAGAAAGGAGAAATGAACTGAAGCTGGCATCGATCTTGACAGGTGGTGGAAAAACCGCTCTTCGGGAGATCCTTGACGAGTACCATGCTCAGCGCACCGCAGAGGCGAAGCTGGTCAAACAGGTTGACAAGCTAGACTACATCATTCAGATGGTGCTATACAGCAAAAGAATAAAAAGCGACGAAACCGTAAAAGAGTTCTTCAAGACGGCAGGCAGGGTGATAAATCTGCCAGAAGTCAGGTACATCTATGAAAAAGTGCAAAGAAGAGTATACATGGAACGCGGTATGAGAGCCCCAGCCCACACCAAGCAAAGTTTCTTATAA